Proteins encoded within one genomic window of Triticum aestivum cultivar Chinese Spring chromosome 2D, IWGSC CS RefSeq v2.1, whole genome shotgun sequence:
- the LOC123054063 gene encoding probable metal-nicotianamine transporter YSL16 isoform X2 translates to MDRHDLGASGEIEKTPREAAPDMESEPAAAAARAAERVPPWREQVTARGMVAALLIGVVYTVIVMKLSLTTGLVPTLNVSAALLAFLALRGWTHALHRLGIACRPFTRQENTVVQTCAVACYTIGFGGGFGSFLLGLDKKTYELSGVNTPGNVPGSYKDPGIGWMMGFLLAISFVGLLTLLPLRKVLVIDYKLTYPSGTATAVLINGFHTPQGDKNARQQVRGFLKYFGISFFWSFFQWFYTGGDVCGFLQFPTFGLKAWKQTFFFDFSLTYVGAGMICSHLVNLSLLFGAVLSWGVMWPLMSKQEGKWYSAKASASSMSGLYGYKAFLCIALLIGDGFYNFLKVILVTLKSIHEKSQRGRLNRVADEDSVAIDDLQRNEVFNRDNIPAWVTYAGYALLSAIAVVAIPLMFREVKWYFVVIAYLLAPVLGFCNAYGTGLTDMNMGYNYGKVALFVFAAWAGKDNGVVAGLVTCGLVKQLVLVSADLMHDFKTAHLTLTSPRSMLVGQAAGTLMGCVVAPLTFFLFYEAFDVGNPDGYWKAPYALIYRNMAILGVEGFSALPQHCLQLCAAFFAFAVLANLARDFLPRRLGRFVPLPMAMAVPFLVGASFAIDMCVGSLVVFLWHWLDGKKAALLIPAVASGLICGDGIWIFPSSLLALAKIKPPMCMKFTPGS, encoded by the exons ATGGACCGCCACGACCTGGGCGCCTCCGGCGAGATCGAGAAGACGCCGCGCGAGGCCGCGCCGGACATGGAGtcggagccggcggcggcggcggcgcgcgcggcggagcGCGTGCCGCCGTGGCGCGAGCAGGTGACGGCCCGCGGGATGGTGGCGGCGCTGCTCATCGGCGTGGTGTACACCGTGATCGTCATGAAGCTCAGCCTCACCACGGGGCTCGTCCCCACGCTCAACGTCTCCGCCGCGCTGCTCGCCTTCCTCGCGCTACGCGGCTGGACGCACGCGCTCCACCGCCTCGGCATTGCCTGCCGCCCCTTCACCCGCCAGGAGAACACCGTCGTCCAGACCTGCGCCGTCGCCTGCTACACCATCGGCTTCGGCG GTGGGTTCGGGTCCTTCCTGCTGGGGCTGGACAAGAAGACGTACGAGCTGTCCGGGGTGAACACGCCGGGCAACGTGCCGGGGAGCTACAAGGACCCCGGCATCGGCTGGATGATGGGCTTCCTCCTCGCCATCAGCTTCGTCGGCCTCCTCACCCTGCTCCCTCTCAGAAAG GTACTGGTGATCGACTACAAGCTAACCTACCCAAGTGGGACTGCCACTGCCGTCCTCATAAACGGATTCCACACACCTCAAGGAGATAAGAATGCAAG GCAGCAGGTCCGTGGGTTCCTCAAGTACTTTGGGATCAGCTTCTTCTGGAGCTTCTTCCAGTGGTTCTACACCGGCGGCGACGTCTGCGGCTTCCTCCAGTTCCCCACCTTCGGGCTAAAAGCTTGGAAGCAAAC ATTTTTCTTCGACTTCAGCCTGACGTATGTTGGCGCCGGGATGATCTGCTCGCACCtcgtcaacctctccctcctcttcgGCGCCGTCCTCTCCTGGGGCGTAATGTGGCCGCTCATGAGCAAGCAGGAGGGGAAGTGGTATTCAGCCAAGGCATCTGCGAGCAGCATGTCAGGCCTGTACGGCTACAAG GCCTTCCTCTGCATTGCGCTGCTCATTGGCGACGGCTTCTACAACTTCCTCAAGGTCATCCTCGTCACCCTCAAGAGCATACACGAGAAATCGCAGCGCGGCCGTCTCAACAGAG TGGCGGATGAGGACTCGGTGGCCATCGACGACCTGCAGCGCAACGAGGTGTTCAACAGGGACAACATCCCGGCCTGGGTGACCTACGCCGGGTACGCGCTGCTCAGCGCCATAGCCGTGGTGGCCATCCCGCTCATGTTCCGGGAGGTGAAGTGGTACTTCGTGGTGATCGCGTACCTGCTGGCGCCGGTGCTCGGGTTCTGCAACGCCTACGGCACCGGGCTGACCGACATGAACATGGGATACAACTACGGCAAGGTGGCGCTCTTCGTGTTCGCGGCGTGGGCGGGGAAGGACAACGGCGTGGTGGCCGGGCTGGTCACCTGCGGCCTGGTGAAGCAGCTGGTGCTCGTGTCCGCCGACCTCATGCACGACTTCAAGACGGCGCACCTGACGCTGACGTCGCCGCGGTCGATGCTGGTGGGGCAGGCCGCGGGCACGCTCATGGGCTGCGTCGTGGcgccgctcaccttcttcctcttcTACGAGGCCTTCGACGTGGGCAACCCGGACGGGTACTGGAAGGCGCCCTACGCGCTCATCTACCGCAACATGGCCATCCTCGGCGTGGAGGGCTTCTCGGCGCTGCCGCAGCACTGCCTGCAGCTCTGCGCGGCGTTCTTTGCCTTCGCCGTGCTGGCTAACCTGGCGAGGGACTTCCTGCCGCGGCGGCTCGGGAGGTTCGTTCCGCTGCCCATGGCCATGGCCGTGCCGTTCCTCGTCGGCGCCAGCTTCGCCATCGACATGTGCGTGGGGAGCCTCGTGGTGTTCCTCTGGCACTGGCTCGACGGGAAGAAGGCTGCGCTGCTCATTCCGGCCGTCGCCTCGGGCCTCATCTGCGGCGACGGGATATGGATTTTCCCGTCGTCGCTGCTCGCGCTGGCCAAGATCAAGCCGCCGATGTGCATGAAGTTCACGCCCGGAAGCTAG
- the LOC123054063 gene encoding probable metal-nicotianamine transporter YSL16 isoform X1: protein MGSRRFYPRSAAAVEELELLAPRAFAGAGMDRHDLGASGEIEKTPREAAPDMESEPAAAAARAAERVPPWREQVTARGMVAALLIGVVYTVIVMKLSLTTGLVPTLNVSAALLAFLALRGWTHALHRLGIACRPFTRQENTVVQTCAVACYTIGFGGGFGSFLLGLDKKTYELSGVNTPGNVPGSYKDPGIGWMMGFLLAISFVGLLTLLPLRKVLVIDYKLTYPSGTATAVLINGFHTPQGDKNARQQVRGFLKYFGISFFWSFFQWFYTGGDVCGFLQFPTFGLKAWKQTFFFDFSLTYVGAGMICSHLVNLSLLFGAVLSWGVMWPLMSKQEGKWYSAKASASSMSGLYGYKAFLCIALLIGDGFYNFLKVILVTLKSIHEKSQRGRLNRVADEDSVAIDDLQRNEVFNRDNIPAWVTYAGYALLSAIAVVAIPLMFREVKWYFVVIAYLLAPVLGFCNAYGTGLTDMNMGYNYGKVALFVFAAWAGKDNGVVAGLVTCGLVKQLVLVSADLMHDFKTAHLTLTSPRSMLVGQAAGTLMGCVVAPLTFFLFYEAFDVGNPDGYWKAPYALIYRNMAILGVEGFSALPQHCLQLCAAFFAFAVLANLARDFLPRRLGRFVPLPMAMAVPFLVGASFAIDMCVGSLVVFLWHWLDGKKAALLIPAVASGLICGDGIWIFPSSLLALAKIKPPMCMKFTPGS, encoded by the exons ATGGGCTCACGGCGTTTCTAtccccgcagcgccgccgccgtcgaggaGCTCGAGCTGCTCGCCCCGAGGGCCTTCGCGGGCGCCGGAATGGACCGCCACGACCTGGGCGCCTCCGGCGAGATCGAGAAGACGCCGCGCGAGGCCGCGCCGGACATGGAGtcggagccggcggcggcggcggcgcgcgcggcggagcGCGTGCCGCCGTGGCGCGAGCAGGTGACGGCCCGCGGGATGGTGGCGGCGCTGCTCATCGGCGTGGTGTACACCGTGATCGTCATGAAGCTCAGCCTCACCACGGGGCTCGTCCCCACGCTCAACGTCTCCGCCGCGCTGCTCGCCTTCCTCGCGCTACGCGGCTGGACGCACGCGCTCCACCGCCTCGGCATTGCCTGCCGCCCCTTCACCCGCCAGGAGAACACCGTCGTCCAGACCTGCGCCGTCGCCTGCTACACCATCGGCTTCGGCG GTGGGTTCGGGTCCTTCCTGCTGGGGCTGGACAAGAAGACGTACGAGCTGTCCGGGGTGAACACGCCGGGCAACGTGCCGGGGAGCTACAAGGACCCCGGCATCGGCTGGATGATGGGCTTCCTCCTCGCCATCAGCTTCGTCGGCCTCCTCACCCTGCTCCCTCTCAGAAAG GTACTGGTGATCGACTACAAGCTAACCTACCCAAGTGGGACTGCCACTGCCGTCCTCATAAACGGATTCCACACACCTCAAGGAGATAAGAATGCAAG GCAGCAGGTCCGTGGGTTCCTCAAGTACTTTGGGATCAGCTTCTTCTGGAGCTTCTTCCAGTGGTTCTACACCGGCGGCGACGTCTGCGGCTTCCTCCAGTTCCCCACCTTCGGGCTAAAAGCTTGGAAGCAAAC ATTTTTCTTCGACTTCAGCCTGACGTATGTTGGCGCCGGGATGATCTGCTCGCACCtcgtcaacctctccctcctcttcgGCGCCGTCCTCTCCTGGGGCGTAATGTGGCCGCTCATGAGCAAGCAGGAGGGGAAGTGGTATTCAGCCAAGGCATCTGCGAGCAGCATGTCAGGCCTGTACGGCTACAAG GCCTTCCTCTGCATTGCGCTGCTCATTGGCGACGGCTTCTACAACTTCCTCAAGGTCATCCTCGTCACCCTCAAGAGCATACACGAGAAATCGCAGCGCGGCCGTCTCAACAGAG TGGCGGATGAGGACTCGGTGGCCATCGACGACCTGCAGCGCAACGAGGTGTTCAACAGGGACAACATCCCGGCCTGGGTGACCTACGCCGGGTACGCGCTGCTCAGCGCCATAGCCGTGGTGGCCATCCCGCTCATGTTCCGGGAGGTGAAGTGGTACTTCGTGGTGATCGCGTACCTGCTGGCGCCGGTGCTCGGGTTCTGCAACGCCTACGGCACCGGGCTGACCGACATGAACATGGGATACAACTACGGCAAGGTGGCGCTCTTCGTGTTCGCGGCGTGGGCGGGGAAGGACAACGGCGTGGTGGCCGGGCTGGTCACCTGCGGCCTGGTGAAGCAGCTGGTGCTCGTGTCCGCCGACCTCATGCACGACTTCAAGACGGCGCACCTGACGCTGACGTCGCCGCGGTCGATGCTGGTGGGGCAGGCCGCGGGCACGCTCATGGGCTGCGTCGTGGcgccgctcaccttcttcctcttcTACGAGGCCTTCGACGTGGGCAACCCGGACGGGTACTGGAAGGCGCCCTACGCGCTCATCTACCGCAACATGGCCATCCTCGGCGTGGAGGGCTTCTCGGCGCTGCCGCAGCACTGCCTGCAGCTCTGCGCGGCGTTCTTTGCCTTCGCCGTGCTGGCTAACCTGGCGAGGGACTTCCTGCCGCGGCGGCTCGGGAGGTTCGTTCCGCTGCCCATGGCCATGGCCGTGCCGTTCCTCGTCGGCGCCAGCTTCGCCATCGACATGTGCGTGGGGAGCCTCGTGGTGTTCCTCTGGCACTGGCTCGACGGGAAGAAGGCTGCGCTGCTCATTCCGGCCGTCGCCTCGGGCCTCATCTGCGGCGACGGGATATGGATTTTCCCGTCGTCGCTGCTCGCGCTGGCCAAGATCAAGCCGCCGATGTGCATGAAGTTCACGCCCGGAAGCTAG
- the LOC123054066 gene encoding uncharacterized protein isoform X1, whose translation MGTRSGEDSTATRWESNGGGFTDLRDGKQFFVDHPGAVPISTAQDEELKKVIGRMTYVECSSKTQQNIKAMFDAAIKVVPAIEAEAEEVEGAESMHGQTNGGGSRDGVPPPPPSSPLSPNFQFDRWEGLQKKSLEESIQARFPQREFSCRIGSAAALLLVQFSCMKVSLLNPELAWNSTFFKEPVMLPEFVILGGSPEESARLKASSNMNELISLLSPQSRLVVTSSGDDLPSDGTLNSDAITVQVLVNDVHVGDSVLVIESLERIVDDSDFEHGTHHHIEVCWWLVPIIFCDRSLACVLSTVEEEKIVLGDCKFFKSTFY comes from the exons ATGGGGACGAGGTCGGGTGAAGATTCGACGGCCACACGGTGGGAAAGCAATGGCGGCGGCTTCACCG ATCTGCGGGATGGCAAACAGTTTTTTGTGGATCACCCTGGAGCAGTTCCTATTTCCACCGCTCAG GATGAAGAGCTGAAGAAGGTAATTGGCAGGATGACCTACGTAGAGTGCAGCTCAAAAACACAGCAG AATATCAAGGCGATGTTTGATGCAGCGATTAAGGTGGTTCCAGCCAttgaagcagaagcagaagaagtgGAAGGCGCAGAAAGTATGCACGGACAGACCAATGGTGGAGGCTCGAGGGACggagtgccgccgccgccgccatcctcaccCCTGAGCCCAAACTTCCAATTTGATAGATGGGAGGGTCTGCAGAAGAAGAGCCTGGAAGAG AGCATTCAAGCAAGGTTCCCCCAACGTGAATTCTCTTGTAGGATTGGGTCTGCAGCTGCATTGCTATTAGTGCA ATTTTCTTGTATGAAGGTTTCCTTGCTGAACCCTGAATTGGCATGGAATTCAACCTTCTTCAAAGAACCG GTCATGCTTCCTGAATTTGTAATTCTGGGCGGATCTCCCGAGGAAAGTGCTCGGCTTAAGGCATCTAGCAATATGAATGAGCTCATT TCACTCTTATCTCCTCAGTCGAGGCTAGTCGTTACATCATCCGGCGATGATCTTCCTTCAGATGGCACTTTGAATTCGGATGCAATAACAGTTCAAGTTCTTGTCAATGATGTCCATGTTGGAGACTCAGTATTGGTTATTGAGTCATTAGAAAGGATAGTTGATGATTCTGACTTTGAACATGGTACCCATCATCATATTGAAGTATGTTGGTGGTTGGTACCAATCATTTTTTGTGATAGAAGCTTGGCATGCGTTTTGTCAACTGTTGAAGAAGAGAAGATTGTCCTAGGCGACTGCAAGTTTTTCAAATCTACCTTCTACTAG
- the LOC123054066 gene encoding uncharacterized protein isoform X2: MGTRSGEDSTATRWESNGGGFTDLRDGKQFFVDHPGAVPISTAQDEELKKVIGRMTYVECSSKTQQNIKAMFDAAIKVVPAIEAEAEEVEGAESMHGQTNGGGSRDGVPPPPPSSPLSPNFQFDRWEGLQKKSLEESIQARFPQREFSCRIGSAAALLLVQFPC, encoded by the exons ATGGGGACGAGGTCGGGTGAAGATTCGACGGCCACACGGTGGGAAAGCAATGGCGGCGGCTTCACCG ATCTGCGGGATGGCAAACAGTTTTTTGTGGATCACCCTGGAGCAGTTCCTATTTCCACCGCTCAG GATGAAGAGCTGAAGAAGGTAATTGGCAGGATGACCTACGTAGAGTGCAGCTCAAAAACACAGCAG AATATCAAGGCGATGTTTGATGCAGCGATTAAGGTGGTTCCAGCCAttgaagcagaagcagaagaagtgGAAGGCGCAGAAAGTATGCACGGACAGACCAATGGTGGAGGCTCGAGGGACggagtgccgccgccgccgccatcctcaccCCTGAGCCCAAACTTCCAATTTGATAGATGGGAGGGTCTGCAGAAGAAGAGCCTGGAAGAG AGCATTCAAGCAAGGTTCCCCCAACGTGAATTCTCTTGTAGGATTGGGTCTGCAGCTGCATTGCTATTAGTGCA GTTTCCTTGCTGA